Below is a window of Etheostoma cragini isolate CJK2018 unplaced genomic scaffold, CSU_Ecrag_1.0 ScbMSFa_4108, whole genome shotgun sequence DNA.
TAGTGTCTTCTGATGTTCGCAGCTTTCCTTTCATCAACTTGTCACAGACGTTCAACTGATTTTGTAATAATTTAGTGGGATTTATTGTTTTTCGAGTAAGCCTGTGATTGTGTCCCGTGCTGCAATACCACTCTCCGCCTGAACTGTTATGACGCGCTGACGGGGGGGCGctgtttcaccaaaacacacattacaccaACAACAAATGGAGGGATGCATATTTCACATACTTCAACATATCACTTCAGGGAACCTTTACTACAGACATTCATTGTCTTAATGTAGGTAAGGTAGCCTTTATTGTTTCTCTTTATTTCAGCCCCTGACCTGAGCTGTCTGCAACTTCAACCCCTCAAAACACTGACGTTAGGAAAGGGACTGAAAGCAGCGGAGGACATTTCTAGAAGACAGAGTTTTAAAGGGAGTTTCTGGACACATAAGAGACATGACAGAGGACATGTTTTACCGTGTTTATCTCCGAAGAGGACCATAACAACAAGAAACCCCTCGTCGGTCTAAAATAAAGACCAGAAGATCCCGAATTTGCGTCTTTCTGTCGCATCAGATTCACAGCAGCGACATCCTCTTCTTCCAAAATGGCGGCGAAGAAGGATTTACCGCCACCTGCTGGCGGGAGGACGTAATGACGTCAGTGCCCGACGTGAGTCCAGTGAAGGGAAACGTGTTATTACGTAAAGatagaaataaatgtaatattgttaatcttattattatattaggGACGTTTCATAGTCCTAAATCAAAGTTTTCAAATTCTAGACCATGTTTTGTATTATAGACTAAATTATGTGGTTTCTagattatattttatatgtttttttaaatgtatgtaacatttatttaacatttattttagtttttccaatTTACAGAGAAACAACGGAGCAGATTGTCACCTTTTATTgcaaatattcatatttaccCTCAATTTACATTACTTTGGGAAAATGCATTGTTTGGATTCACTCAGTATGATAGAAAGCTTTATTCAGAGTATTATGTGATACATTGATTGATTACTTTTTAcctaattttatttacataagtCAAAGTTTTTGGAGCTGGCTGCCGATATTTAAGAATTCCTTGTTTCCAtttctacaaataaaaaagctgtTAGATCATATGACCTTTGTAAgctctttaaatatttgtatgaaGTGTTACTGTACATATGTGATAATTTTGGCATTTTATCTCAAATATATTGTTACTTCTGTCgagaaataaatacttttaaatccaTAAACATCGTTCTTGTGACTTAACGATACCTCAGAAGTAGCTAGCGctgaaccaaccagactccatgtaaaaaacagcacatttagcGTGCAtggagggttagggttagactaggtgtattttcacatgtaaatcagtaaagtaCCCACGGCAACCAGACTGATCCGTCTCCCCGAGCTGGTCCAGGAAGTTGGTGTAGGACGTAACGATTCACATCGGAGTCcttcattaattaatttattaatctTCAGTCTTCGGGAACAATTATCAACTGTGAAAATCAtctgattttaatatttatatattcacaCAGTCTCTTAAACACAAAGTCTTTCATCAACacaagaaaacaattaaatgtgtgtgtccgtctgtctgtgtgtgtgtgtgtgtctccgtctctgtgtgtgtgtgtgtgtgtgtgtgtgtgtgtgtgtgtgtgtgtgtgtgtgtgtgtgtNNNNNNNNNNNNNNNNNNNNNNNNNNNNNNNNNNNNNNNNNNNNNNNNNNNNNNNNNNNNNNNNNNNNNNNNNNNNNNNNNNNNNNNNNNNNNNNNNNNNgctgatatactgtatgacatcatcatctcagctgttATGTTACATCATCTCAGCTGTTATGTTACATCATCTCAGCTGTTATGTTACATCATGTcagctgatatactgtatgacatcatcatctcagctgttATGTTAcatcatctcagctgatatactgtatgacatcatcatctcagctgttATGTTACATCATCTCAGCTGTTATActgtatgacatcatcatctcagctgttatatgacatcatcatcatgtcagCTGATATGTTAcatcatctcagctgatatactgtatgacatcatcatctcagctgttATGTTAcatcatctcagctgatatactgtatgacatcatcatctcagctgttATGTTAcatcatctcagctgatatactgtatgacatcatcatctcagctgttATGTTAcatcatctcagctgatatactgtatgacatcatcatctcaacTGTtatatgacatcatcatcatgtcagCCGATATGTTAcatcatctcagctgatatactgtatgacatcatcatcttcatctcaGCTGTtatatgacatcatcatcatgtcagCTGAtatgtgacatcatcatctcagctgttATGTGACATCATCATAATGTCAGCTGATATGTGGCATCACACCTGGATCTGGCtgaaatactgtactatgagtACTGCAGTACCTGGATCTTGTTGACGTACATGTACTATGAGTACTGCAGTACCTGGATCTTGTTGAAGTACATGTACTATGAGTACTGCAGTACCTGGATCTGGCTGAAGTACATGTACTGTGAGTACTACAGTACCTGGATCTGGCTGAAATACATGTACTATGAATACTGCAGTACCTGGATCTTGTTGAAGTACATGTACTATGATTACTACAGTACCTGGATCTTGTTGAAGTACATGTACTATGAGTACTGCAGTACCTGGATCTTGTTGAAGTACATGTACTATGAGTACTGCAGTAGCTGGATCTTGTTGAAGTACATGTACTATGAGTACTGCAGTACCTGGATCTTGTTGAAGTACATGTATCATGGATACTGCAGTACCTGGATCTGGCTGGAGTACATGTACTGTGAGTACTACAGTACCTGGATCTGGCTGAAATACATGTACTATGAGTACTGCAGTACCTGGATCTTGTTGAAGTACATGTACTATGAGTACTGCAGTACCTGGATCTTGTTGAAGTACATGTACTATGAGTACCACAGTACCTGGATCTTGTTGAAGTACATGTACTATGAGTACTGCAGTACCTGGATATTGTTGAAGTACATGTACTACAGTACCTGGATCTTGTTGAAGTACATGTACTACAGTACCTGGATCTTGTTGACGTACATGTACTATGAGTACTGCAGTACCTGGATCTTGTTGACGTACATGTACTATGAGTACGGCAGTACCTGGATCTTGTTGAAGTACATGTACTACAGTACCTGGATCTTGTTGAAGTACATGTACTACAGTACCTGGATCTGGCTGAAGTACATGTACTATGAGTACTGCAGTACCTGGATCTTGTTGAAGTACTGCCCGGCCTCGAAGGGGACCACGTTGTAGGTTGAGATGCCGATGACGGGTTTATCCGTCGGGTTCTTCGCTCGGTAGAACGCCAGCGCCGTCTCACCGGGGACCagctgcagggggggggggtaccgTTAGAGACCACACCATGCTCATATACCCGGGgggggtgtgtgtctgtgtgtggctgtttgtaggtgtgtgtgtgtgtgactgagtgtgtgtgtctgtgtgtgtctgtttgtaggtatgtgtgtgggactgtgtgtgtgtcagtgtgtgtctgtgtgtgtgtgtgtctgtgtgtctgtgtgtgtgtgtgtgtgtgtctgtgtgtgtctgtttgtaggtatgtgtgtgtgactgtgtgtgggactgtgtgtgtgactgtgtgtgtgtgtcagtgtgtgtgtctgtgtgactgagtgtgtgtgtctgtgtgactgagtgtgtgtgtcagtgtgtctgtgtgtgtctgtttgaaggtgtgtgtgtctctttgactgagtgtgtgtgtcagtgtgtgtgtctgtctatagGTAGCGGCTAGCTGACGCTAAtgctagctagaagggtttcTGGAGCGCTACCAAGTCGTAAGTTGTGACTCGAAGTCGTAAGTTACGGACTAAATATTGTGTCTCAAACGCAGCATCACCCTGAAGATAGTCATCGTCACTccctcactcgctctaccacacacgcAGAAAGTTGCTCCATCTAGATCAGAAGCATCGTTCTTACAAAGATCTCCGTCTGCTGCGGTCTGAAGTTCCACTGCATGCTGGCGTGCGTGTCTGCGTTGAAGCTGATCTTGAGAACGCGATCCTTTACCGGCGCCATCGTCTCCACCTGATCGGCGTCGTGTCCGGCCACCGCCGTGCCGCCGAGCCCCGACGCCTGCAACACGGATAAGAAAGGAACTTTTaacgtgtatagagcagcatatctcccccagactccatgtaaataatcagtacttttagtgtgtatagagcagcatatctccaccagactccatgtaaataatcactacttttagcatgtatagagcagcatatctccaccagactccatgtaaataatcactacttttagcgtgtatccCATAATGTTTTTAGACACAGACAAAGTTAAcctttgatgtttttacctgGCAGTAGAGCCTGTAGAGCGGCACGGCGGCGTACGACAGGCCGATCATCCCCACGCCGGCGGCCGTGATGTACGTCAGCACCGTCTTGTTCCGGGTTTTCCACTCCTCCTCCTGGGACTTCCTGCCTCGGGTCTTGGTGCCTCGGCTGTGCACGGGGGGGCGCGGGGGGAGCCTCCGGCGCAGGAAGTGCTCGGCCTGAGGGTGCAGCGGCGTCCTGGAGGCGTCGCAGCGGAGCGTCCGGACGCAGCGCGGCAGCATCACGGAGGCCTGAGGGCGGAGGGGacgcagcagcagcggcagcagcatgGCTGCAGGGTGAGGGTGGTAGTACGACTCTCTGGCAGAGAAGGGAGAACATTAACATCTAATAACACAGTCTGTTGGTTAATCAAAGGAGAATAAAAGTcattaaacaaagaagaagttCTTTAAAGTCCACACctgacaggcacacacacacacagacacacacacacacacacacacacaatttactgcttctcacacacacacacacacacacagacacgcacacacacacacacacacagacacacacacacaatttactgcttctcacacacacacacacacacacacacacagacacacagagacacacacacagacacacacacacagacaaacacacacacacagacacacacacacacgcacacacacacacacacacacactcagacacacagacacacacagacagacacagacacacacacacacacacaatttacttcttctcacacactcacagacacacacacacacacacacacagacacacacgcgcacacacacacagagagcgagagagaccaCAGGAAGTATGAATGAACGTCTGTGTTCCAGCCAGCAGAGATGGGGACTAGTCCCTAACCCGAGCCAGGGATTACTTCCTAGAGCGAGCCCGGTAATCCTGTTTCGGTGAAGCCGAATTCCCCCGCGAGCCCCGCCGGTTCTCACCATGTCTCCAGTTATGATTTAATCTTCATTTCCATTTATTAAAACCAGAATAAGTCATAATTAGCCACGTTTTTAATTGAGGTTcgtgagttttttgtttttttaacagcacGGTTGAAATGGTTCGCGGGACAAATCGACAGTAATATGAATTATATTACTCATAAATaacttattaatattaaatgtacACGTTGATACATTTACGAAACATTAAGTTACCGCGAGACTCTCTGACGTGCAGTATCCGGGACCGTCTGACCTTCTCTATCACGTAATCACACTGCTGACTTACGTCATGAACGTCAACGGTTTATACGTCATTcgtatataatataattataatatttaagAAGATACCTTTGAAGAAACTCCCGTTATTCACCGCACCGGGAACACAGCACCGGACATGTTTGACGgacgcacacaaacacttgtGCAACTGGTGCAACACATAATTAGATCCCCGTTACACACCAGTCAAAAGGTTCCGCGGGCAGAGTTCCGCACACCCGGACATGTTTGACggaaacacacacgcgcacgcacacacacacacacacacacacacacacacacacacacacccctcctctGCTGGGACAGACCACGTTGTCTTCCTTTGATTTGTTGCATAATGACTTTTGAGATCATGAtttagatgattttttttaaataatttttttattttaattgtattttcgGGTTTACATGACAGAcagttaccccccccccccccccacacacacacacaatactcaTGTCATCATCACTAAGGGACCAGACAGacaatttattaatttagttCATAAAGAGTCCACGAGACGGAGCAGAGGATCCACCATAAGGTCCCGGGACCATGAAGTTAGGAGGTCTCTGTATACTTTATAATACTCTCAATACTTGTAATACTCTGTATACTTTATAATACTCTATACTTATAATACTCTCTATATTTATAATACTCAATACTTATAATACTCTGTATACTTTATAATAATCTCAATACTTATAATACTCTGTATACTTTATAATACTCTATACTTATAATACTCTGTATACTTTATAATACTCTGTATACTTCATAATCACACATATAATACTCTGTATACTTTATAATTACAGTTATACAGTCATACATATTCATAATCCTCGTGAcagattaaaacaatttttattctGACAAGACAATCAGAAATTCatctttgacagcgaataacatttaatacatttaatacatttaatacatttaacagatttaatacatttaatacatttaatacatttaatacatttaatagaTTTAGATTAATAGAAAAGGATttctattcaatttttttttctacttgttgCAAAAGTCTCGTCAGATCGGTCTGTGACAGGGacgcctcctcctcctgcgtctcctccgtctcctttgtctcctcctcctccgtctcctccgtctcctctgtctcctcctcctgcgtCTCCTGCGTCTCCTCCTCCTGCGTCTCCTCCGTCTCCtttgtctcctcctcctgcgtCTCCTGCGTCTCCTCCGTCTCCtttgtctcctcctcctgcgtCTCCTGCGTCTCCTCCGTCTCCATCCAGGAGGGAAAGTTCTTCACATGGCTTCGCTACCTCTGTCCTTCCTCATGGGCTTGAGCTCCTGCTGGGTGGTGGACTGCGTCCCCGAGGACGGCACGTCCCCCCCGCTGTCCTCTGGGTCCTTGGTGCAGCGCAGGGCGCGGGGCAGCGAGCCGATCAGGGCCTTCCTGAACATGGAGCTGGAGAAGACGTAGACCACGGGGTCCAGGGCCGAGTTCAGGAAGTTCAGCCCCAGGGACACGATGTTGAGCTGGGTGAAGGTGTAGAAGGAGGCGCAGTCCCGCGGCCGGTACGAGCGGATGACCCACACCCCGATGGTGGTCACCGTGGTGGGCAGGAAGCATACCATGAACACCGCCACGATGGCCACGCACACCCGCATCGCCTTGCGCACCTTGTTGGCCTTCCCCATCTGCCGGCCCTTCAGGAAGCCGGCGATGCGGATGGAGCAGAACAGCAGCATCGCCATGGGGATGATGAACTCCAGCACCGTCAGGATGCGGTGCATGGCGACCAGGACGATGATGGCGCGCGACGCCTCTTTGTAAGACGTGAAGAAGAAGCACTGGGTTCTGCTGCCGCTGCCCTTGATGTGGTTGTACGCCAGCATGGGGACCCGAGGACCAATCACCAGCAGCCAGACCAGCACCGACACCCACAGCGCCTGGAGCTTCGTCATGCGGTTGAACCGGTGGTGGGGGTGGACCACCTGGGAGAAAAGGGACAGATATGGGGAATCAATTTACATCTATTATGTattatgttatgtattttacatCTATTGTGTattatgttatgtattttacatATAGTATGTattatgttatgtattttacatctattgtgtattgtattatgtattttacatcTATTGTGTATTctattatgtattttacatttattgtgtattgtattatgtattttacatcTATTGTGTATTctattatgtattttacatcTATTGTGTATTctattatgtattttacatatattatgtattgtattatgtattttGCATGTAGTATGCATTCTGCAGCAATCGGCGCAATGACTATTGTTTCTCATAcgtattattttagtttttcgtcccgctactagtcccgcggcgttgccaacacgcgcacacacaatacatcaaaacgtgtgtgATGGTCGGGAATGgtgggctatgacttttctaagagatttgcaGCGCGGTTTTCAAAAAATCGGCAAAAAACGGTGAAGAATTtctcattgacttgaatgggaaatgttcggGAAATCTCTCAACATCGCTCCaccccccctctttgggaccgtGCTGCATCGCCATACTTTAccgtagaaacatgattaaatgtttaaaccgaagacaagactttggcctttattgggctgaatgggcgttcagatatcaagcacggtttctccCAAATCCCAGTTGACGCatcgtcccgttttcagaccgtctcagatgttccaatgtgtgtgtatgtggggaaTGTTCAGAGCTAGAGAGGAGCatatagaggggggggggctgcagaaCTATTCTCGTAAAGTTTCCCaaacaaatgtctctctctcctccagttttaaCTCTTCAGACATCATAGTTggtcaaaatgtaggaaatctTGTTCCGGTGCAGACATGTCACTATGGAGTCTATCAGACGTAAACTTTTGGCTCTGTTTGCACCAACTGCCGATAGAAAACATCAGGGGAAAACTGTGGATTCTAAACTGAAgaaatcaccatagcaacaaattgtgacacacacacacacacacacacacacagtaaataaacTTATTTTATCCCAGCCTGTAAATACAACTGTTCATAGTGTACATATTACTCTACTTCctattttaatttgtgtgtctttttctatCCTAATTCTATTTTATATACTTTTGTGTACATTGAGCTGCTGTTGTGACACGTGAATTCCTCCATTGTGGGATCATTAACGgctatcttatcttatcttatcattTAGGAGCAACAACGTGTCAAAGAGCAGAAGACACATTTAACAACTGTCCAGTTGTTAAGGTAAGCTGGCTACAGTATGTGAGACTAGAACTAACCCGACCAGC
It encodes the following:
- the LOC117941050 gene encoding cytochrome c oxidase assembly protein COX11, mitochondrial, giving the protein MLLPLLLRPLRPQASVMLPRCVRTLRCDASRTPLHPQAEHFLRRRLPPRPPVHSRGTKTRGRKSQEEEWKTRNKTVLTYITAAGVGMIGLSYAAVPLYRLYCQASGLGGTAVAGHDADQVETMAPVKDRVLKISFNADTHASMQWNFRPQQTEIFLVPGETALAFYRAKNPTDKPVIGISTYNVVPFEAGQYFNKIQVLQYS
- the hcar1-3 gene encoding hydroxycarboxylic acid receptor 2, translated to MPTEPNENFTTTRSNLTTPILGCPPVGIQLEGVILPPVLTIDVILGLVGNLVALWIFCFKLKAWNPNTLFLFNLVIADFLVLASVPLRIDALLRGHWVFGDVMCRVNLFLMFSNRSASIALMTVVAIYRYFKVVHPHHRFNRMTKLQALWVSVLVWLLVIGPRVPMLAYNHIKGSGSRTQCFFFTSYKEASRAIIVLVAMHRILTVLEFIIPMAMLLFCSIRIAGFLKGRQMGKANKVRKAMRVCVAIVAVFMVCFLPTTVTTIGVWVIRSYRPRDCASFYTFTQLNIVSLGLNFLNSALDPVVYVFSSSMFRKALIGSLPRALRCTKDPEDSGGDVPSSGTQSTTQQELKPMRKDRGSEAM